The Coffea arabica cultivar ET-39 chromosome 2c, Coffea Arabica ET-39 HiFi, whole genome shotgun sequence genome includes the window TAAGAGGAAAATGACCTCATTTCTGTGCCCAACCAATTTTTCCAGATGATGGGACCGCACTACCAACATACAAATATTAGAATCAAATCTTTGCTTCTTTCAAACGTGGCCACAAGTCTAAGTTGGGTAATGCCCACAGGAATGAGCGTTACTGTGGACAATGGAGTCTAAGGAAGGTTGGAAATTGGAATATATGTGAATGCGAGTGCAAATATtacctttcttttttctgttcGGGCGAAGTGGCTTCACAATCTTGGGTTGATGTCCTGCGAACTTTCCTGGTCCTGGTGCCTCTCAAGTCTCATCTAGGCAACAACACTAAGGCATTCGTCAAAACTCAAAACAAGTTAGGTGAATATAGTatttggtttaaaaaaaaattgtgtatTCAACATTAGTTTTTTCATTGAAACTATTTTTAGATATTCTATTgatatatttaattattttttatcttataCATATCAtattattaaaatatatattctccataattgcaatccaaacagaaTCTTGCCTCTATGTAGTACGCACATGAAAGCCTACACAAAGGTCACTCCACCACTCCTAATTGCAAAGGGTAACGCTTCCACCAAAACAGAGGACAAATCTGCAGAGGTAGCATGGCAGAAGGTGCGGTTGTTGAAGGGCTGAAGCTAGAGCAGCGCCACGGCAAGGAAAGAGTGAGAGTTGGGAGAGTGTGGAGAGATGTTGACGGCACCCATCATTTCGTCGAGTGGAACGTCAGCATCCGCCTCCTCTCCGATTGTATCCCTGCATATGTCACCGGCGATAATTCTAACATCGTCGCCACCGATACCATGAAAAACACCGTATGAAAGTCAAAAAAACTTAATTTTTTTGAGACGGTATTTCAATCATCTCTCTGTGGTATTCATGGACCATTTGAAACAGGTGTATGTTAAAGCTAAGGAATGTTCTGAACGGATCCCAGTGGAGGTTTTTGCCATTAAACTTGCCAACCACTTCTCTACTTTCTACCACCCGGTAATTTCATACTATCAAATCTATCAATTTTGATCTTTCATACAATTATGCGATTATGATATTATATGAATCTTGTTTCTTAAAGTGttatagttaaaaaattcagtTTTGATGTTTATAGCTCTGCCCTGCACTTTTTGATGGTCACCATGCCATATGATGCATCTTTAATAAAACAGTTCATCTTTTGCTTATTTGCTATGGATCCAAAGAACTATTAAAGGTTTTGACTTTTATATGCATTTTCTGGAACGTTAAGCAATATGATCTGCTTCGGTTTCTTCCTCTCCAGAAGGGCTATAAATTTCTCaagcaaaaaatttttttttttggggaggtGGGGTTGATGGGTGAGAACAAATTTAGTGCGTTGACCAGGCTGCTTAACTGACAGGAATTTGTGTAGTAGTTCTGACATCCATTTCTGCTTCCAATCTTCCAATGTAGGTCACCACCGCAATTGTCAATATTGCGGAAAAGCAATGGGAGCGTGTCTCTGTAGATGGTCAATCCCATAAACATGGTAAGttttttgaatcaattaaaagaACACACGAAGcagttgaggattttttttttccgggttAATTACAATTATGCTTGTTTCTGAACTTACCAATTAGCTATTCCTTTACCTGTTCTAACTTGGAAGTGCTGCAAGGCTTAATACTTATGTTTGTGTGTTCAACTTCTCCTTTGCATCATATTCTTTTGCTGGTTTCCTGCATTATATATCAAAATCTTGCTACATCAGAAGCAGATTACCCGATCTGGTGTTCCTATCTAATGCCATGCTTCAAAAATTACATGTTTTGGTACTCACTTGATGACTAATTGAATTACTTAAGACATGATGATCAAACTGCAACATCTACTAATTCTTGGCTCATTTGAGGATGGTATTCAACAGTTTTGTACTGTTGCAATAACTGCTTTATGTATTGACTATTTCTTTTTCAAGCTTTAGCCTATTGTCATATTTTTGGAGCTGAGATCTAAGTTTGGTACTATTTGCTTAATCTCAGAATCTGTGTTGGTGAGTAATAGCAAGCGTATAGTTGCTTTAATTCTTCCCACCCAAACTATGGTTATTGATATACTTATTAGCATAAATGATGTCAATCTTTGTGCACATATACACAAACAACTGTGAAAATGATGTATGAATTTCCTATCATGTGCTGTAAAATCTACTTATCCTTCCCTGGTGAGAGCTCAAGCTACAGTTTGCTTTCAAAATTTAGCTTTCATTTCATcatcataacaaaattgaatttgcatttattgtgaataaaaattttcattgctaCTTCTTTGCCGATAGGTTTTAAGTTGGGATCTGAGGAGCATACGACAGAAGTTGTAGTAAAGAAATGCGGAGCTTTGCAGGTGGCTTCTGGTATTGGAAAACTGAAATTGCTTAAGACAACTCAAGTAAGTCATTCATGGAATCAATCTATTTGTTGCTGTATGTCTATTCTATCTGTGTTCTGTCATCTTCTAATTAGCAACATATTTGGTTTTGACAAGCATCATTATCTGAAACACCTTGAAATTGGAAGAAAGCATTTCCTTACAGATTTTTTCTTCTGGTTGTGCTTAAAGTTTTTCCTTTATTCTCCTTTTGCGAGTCAAATTGCCTTGCATGTTCAGTAGAGAATGACTAAGGTCAGTGAGGCTGATGATAGATGTTTCAAACCTGTCTTGGTCACTTCCACATGTCCCTAGTGTGCATTGTTGGACAACAAAGcataatattattttttcaaacttatagGAAATAGAAATTCCTTTTCATGCTGCAAAAAAGGAATAATGCAAAGTGaacttcttgattttttttattcagaAATCTGATTTCGAATAAAAGCAGCCAGTTGTACAATAAAATGTAGCACATGCGCAACATGCTTCTCATTTGCCTTCTTAACAGTCAGGCTTTGAAGGATTTATAAGGGACAAATACACGATGCTGCCAGATACACAGGAGAGATTATTGGGAACTGAGGTCACTGCATCATGGAGGTACAACATGCCCTTTTATGTTAAAAAATGCGACACTAGGAATTATGTGAACTGTCCAATTTCTGGGTATTATGCAATCCCGAAGATTCTCATCTCTTTCTGTTTTACAGAGTTTGGTACTTAAATTCTGCCTAATAGTGGTACTTAAAGGCCCTGAATACATTGCTTTGTGCAGATATGCTTTCGATTCTCTTGAAAATATCCCTGTGCAGCCACTTTACTTTTTCAATAGCTATACTGGTGTGAAAAAGGTTTTGGTCGACACTTTCTTTGGCACTCCTAAAATGGGAGTATACAGTCCATCTGTTCAGTACACTCTATACGAGATGGCAAAGGCTGTTCTGGGaaggttctctctctctctctctccctccctccctatctctctctctctctctatgtgtgtgtgtgtgtctgggTGGATGGGTGGGTGTCTCCACCTTGAGACAAAATCTTCCACTCATATTTGGCATGACACTTGTTTTTACATGCTATTATTGGAGTTGAGTGACACTTGATATTCATGATCTCAGGTTTCATGATTTATCATCAGTTGACTTGAAGATGCCAAACATTCATTTCCTACCAGTTAACCTGTCGAGCAAAGATAATCCGGTCATTGTGAAAGTAAGATCACTGACTTTCTATACTGATTGGGATAACTATTGTCAGACATGCACTTGGGAGCACATAGTTTATGtgataaagcaaattaacaaaATTGCAGGCTTGTGAAGAGACTGAGCAACTAGTCTTGGACAGTTGTTGTGAAAAGCAGTCATAAGTTGCATAGGAGGTCATGTTTTATGAATCTTGTACTAAAATGCATCTGTGATCTTTGGCTGAAGTCCAACTTTTAACTTCAGTGCTTCCTCTGAACTTTGTAACACTGCAGTGGCAGTGTGGATGAGACGATAGAAATGAGAAATTCTGTAGTACGCACGCTAGATTCATCTACAGATATGCTAAGCTGTAACTGCTGTCTGTAATTGACTTTTGCAGTTTGAAGATGATGTATATTTACCAACTGATGAACCACATGGAGCAATTGAAGCGAGTCTAAGCCGCATTCGTTCGAAGATGTAAATGTGTAGTGCCTGGGGAAAAGTTTTCCCTACGTTGCTGAGGACTCGTGCTTGTAGATATGGTCATTCTGACTGTTGTACATGAACTCCAACGGGATGCTTTCATTAGCCACCCAATTGTACATGACTCTAATAATCATCACCGGAATAAGCTCTCTATTAACGATTATGTAAATGTGTGTGTCAGCTTTTAGTACAAAGAACAGTATGTAACCTCAGCATCCCAACTCACAGCAGAAGTGATAATTAACTGTTTTTTCCATCACAAACTTCTTCAGCATTTTGTGCCTGAATAAAAGACACCGAAACGTGGTTTGTCAACTATTGGCTATATTCTCATGTTTCCTTCAGGTTATAATAACTTCAATGTCTTCGTTCTTTATGACCGGGCACTAAGCATTCAATCTCCTCTTAATCAGTTTTTCAACCGAGTGGAGTGAATGGTTGCTTGCTTGCTTTTTCACCAAACGTAAATGCTCCATTAACTTTTCATGTCATGGAATCAGGATAAGCAAGCCAACCAAAGGCCGGTAAAAATGTTCCACGCTTTTAGTGACTTCTTTTcgctttaaaagaaaaagaaaaaggaaaataaagttTAACTGCTTTCCTGACGACCTCGTGGGGATGCTCCATTAACTGTGTTCCTTCATTGCCAGCGAACTGATTGAGgaaggaatttgttttcttcTGCAATAGTTTTAGCTCACTACACACTTCGTCCAACAACTCCCCGCCTAGCTAAGGCTGCAGCACTTTCGAATTCGATCAAAGGGTCTCTCTTGCCTCGCCGAAGGAAGAGCACCTGTTAAGTCGGTAAACCCCCTCTAATTATCTGTGTTTTGCTAGTTAATTCCTTAAATTGGGTTTTGTGAACTAGATTCTTCGTTTTCTTTTCAACATTTTTTGAACTTGGCTTTTATTATCCATTCTCCGGGAAATCAGATTATGAATTCAGGGGCAAACCAAGAATCCCATCAATCAAGAACTCAAGCCCCCCAAGCACACCCCTTTATCTTTAAACAGAAACTCTTTTATCTACTATCAGTCTTGGTGCTCTTTGTGGCAATTTCTTTGAGTATCCCCAAAACGAACCACTACAAATCGCACCAACTAAAATCAACCCTCACATCACACCCCAATTTCCTAAACAAACTCCTAAGATCCCTCCACCCAATTGCAAACCAAAATGCCCCAAATCCCTCGAGCATTAGTCCCACTTCCCCTTACTGTCTGCTGTGGATGGCACCTTTCCTTTCAGGAGGTGGGTACAGCTCTGAAGCTTGGTCTTACATTTTATCCTTAAATAATTACATGAAAAAGAATGAACCCCCGAGATTTAAATTTAGATTGAGCATTGAGCAGCACGgtgatttagaaaattttgaattttgggaGGGTTTACCGTTCGGAATGAGGAACTTGGCTATTGAGCTTTATCAAAGTAAGTGTAGATTGAATGAGACTATTGTAATTTGTCATAGTGAGCCAGGTGCTTGGTATCCTCCACTGTTTCAGACCCTTCCATGCCCACCAACCGGTTTTGGTGATGTTAAGGTTGTGATTGGGAGGACTATGTTTGAGACTGATAGGGTGAACGCTGAGCATGTTAAGAGGTGTAATCAGATGGATTATGTCTGGGTTCCTACTGAATTTCATGTAAGGAGTTTTGTGCAGAGTGGGGTTGATCCA containing:
- the LOC113725630 gene encoding uricase-like isoform X2, yielding MAEGAVVEGLKLEQRHGKERVRVGRVWRDVDGTHHFVEWNVSIRLLSDCIPAYVTGDNSNIVATDTMKNTVYVKAKECSERIPVEVFAIKLANHFSTFYHPVTTAIVNIAEKQWERVSVDGQSHKHGFKLGSEEHTTEVVVKKCGALQVASGIGKLKLLKTTQSGFEGFIRDKYTMLPDTQERLLGTEVTASWRYAFDSLENIPVQPLYFFNSYTGVKKVLVDTFFGTPKMGVYSPSVQYTLYEMAKAVLGRFHDLSSVDLKMPNIHFLPVNLSSKDNPVIVKACEETEQLVLDSCCEKQS
- the LOC113725630 gene encoding uricase-like isoform X1, with product MAEGAVVEGLKLEQRHGKERVRVGRVWRDVDGTHHFVEWNVSIRLLSDCIPAYVTGDNSNIVATDTMKNTVYVKAKECSERIPVEVFAIKLANHFSTFYHPVTTAIVNIAEKQWERVSVDGQSHKHGFKLGSEEHTTEVVVKKCGALQVASGIGKLKLLKTTQSGFEGFIRDKYTMLPDTQERLLGTEVTASWRYAFDSLENIPVQPLYFFNSYTGVKKVLVDTFFGTPKMGVYSPSVQYTLYEMAKAVLGRFHDLSSVDLKMPNIHFLPVNLSSKDNPVIVKFEDDVYLPTDEPHGAIEASLSRIRSKM